CAAATCGTATTACCTACCTGCACAGACGGTGTGCAGAACGGCAGCGAAACAGGAGTAGATTGCGGCGGCTCTTGTACGCCCTGCTCCACCGTATCTGCCGCCAAAGAACTCACCGCCAAAGTAGATGGAGCTACGTGGACAGCTACCACCATCAACGCTATCCGTCAAAATGACAGCACTTTGGTACTGAGTGGCACCGCCCAAAACGGCAGCAGCATCTACATTACTTATACAGGTAATTTTACTACCGGCTCTGCGCAGGTGGGCGATGGTATGGTGGCTACTTATTTGTCGCCTACGGCACAATCTTGCAGTGCTTCCGAAGGCTCTGTCACTTTTACCACCTTTGATACCGGCACTAAAAAAATAGCAGGTTCTTTTTCGTTTGCTTGCAGCGTAAGCGGCGGCGGCAGCCAATCAGTGACACAAGGCAGCTTTGCCAACATCACTTACCAATAAAAAAACAATATATCAAAGACATAGCAACATCTCATCATATTACACAGATAACCCAAAGGGCTTTAGCAGTAATTTGGCTGCCAAAGCCTTTTTCTGCTGTAACAAAACACTTTTATTCAACAGCCTTCATTGATTGATGAAGGTTTTTTCTTATTTTATTTAAAATTATGTTTGTAGAAAATTATAATAAACCGCTCAAATTCAGAGAATACGGGCGTTTGGTGCAAAAAATGATTGAATTTACTGCTACCATTGAAGAAACCCACAAGCGAGAGCAAGCGGTGAAAGAAATTATTGAGATAATGGGGCAAGTAAATCCGCACCTGCGCAATGTAGAAGATTTTCGCCATAAGTTGTGGGATCACTTGTTTGCTATGTCTGATTTTAAATTAGAAGTCAATTCACCCTACACTGTTCCTACTCAGGAGTCTTTGGCTTTATCGCCGCTTCGTTTGCCATATCCGCATCAAAAAATACAGATAAAGCACTACGGAAAAAATGTAGAAACTTTGATTAAGAAAGCGACAATGGAAGAAGATGACGAAAAGCGAAAAGCATTTACAGAACTAATAGCGAGTTATATGAAAATGGTTTTGAGTGCCCGCACGCAAGAGTCAGTAAATGACGAAACAATAAAAGAAGATTTATTTAAACTCTCAAAAGGTATGCTCACCTTAGATGCAGATGCCAAAGTGCCAACTGCCAAAATAAATAATGCGTTGCCCAACAATAACCCAAGTAATAATAACAAAGGGCAACAACACAACAGAAATAAAAATTCGGGCAATAATAATAGAACACAAAAAAGCAACAACAATAATAATAATAACAATTTTCGCCGTAAAAAACAGTAAGCAAAGTATATTATTTTGCACCAACGACACATTTTTTTTATGGATAATACGGCTTTGGAAATTGTAGGCGGCAAGCCTTTGAGAGGCGAAATAGAGCCGCAAGGCGCAAAAAACGAAGCATTGCAAGTAATTTGTGCCACTTTGTTGAGCAGCGAAAAAATCAT
Above is a genomic segment from Sphingobacteriales bacterium containing:
- a CDS encoding DUF4290 domain-containing protein, whose product is MFVENYNKPLKFREYGRLVQKMIEFTATIEETHKREQAVKEIIEIMGQVNPHLRNVEDFRHKLWDHLFAMSDFKLEVNSPYTVPTQESLALSPLRLPYPHQKIQIKHYGKNVETLIKKATMEEDDEKRKAFTELIASYMKMVLSARTQESVNDETIKEDLFKLSKGMLTLDADAKVPTAKINNALPNNNPSNNNKGQQHNRNKNSGNNNRTQKSNNNNNNNNFRRKKQ